The following are encoded together in the Pedobacter sp. D749 genome:
- a CDS encoding OsmC family protein: MPKDHLYSTTVTWTGNKGSGTMDYRSYDRDYVISVKGKADISGSSDSAFLGDKSKYNPEDLLLASISSCHMLWYLHLCSKNEIVVIDYKDEAVGTMEELADGSGRFKEVTLHPQVLIADKAHYELAASLHHEANKMCFIANSLNFPVKHEPVLSY; this comes from the coding sequence ATGCCGAAAGATCACTTATATTCAACTACAGTTACCTGGACGGGCAATAAAGGCTCGGGTACGATGGATTACCGTTCGTACGATCGCGATTATGTTATTTCAGTAAAAGGCAAGGCTGATATTTCCGGTTCATCAGATTCTGCCTTTTTGGGCGATAAATCTAAATATAATCCCGAAGACCTCTTATTGGCATCAATTTCGAGTTGCCACATGCTCTGGTATTTGCATCTATGCTCTAAGAACGAAATCGTAGTTATCGATTATAAAGATGAAGCAGTAGGTACAATGGAAGAATTGGCTGATGGAAGCGGGAGATTTAAAGAAGTTACGCTTCATCCGCAGGTTTTAATAGCCGATAAGGCACATTACGAACTTGCAGCATCGCTACATCATGAAGCAAACAAAATGTGTTTTATTGCCAATTCATTGAATTTCCCGGTTAAACACGAGCCGGTTCTGAGTTACTAG